In the genome of Raphanus sativus cultivar WK10039 chromosome 9, ASM80110v3, whole genome shotgun sequence, the window AAATACCATCGACAAATACATTTTTCTAGAAAACTATTTATATGATAGATGTGGTCatataactatatatgtttattgattatttaaagagtaaaataaaaattgcatTAACCTATTTTTCTCAGTTGAGAAAATATTTCGatgtgttgatttttttttgccatgGGCCTAAAATGCTTCAAAAGccttttaactttttatggCCTTTAAACCAATACCAACCCGTTTCAATGTATGCTTATAACCCTCATCATTACAACTCACTTTAAAGGTTTTTAAGCTCCACGGAGCCAAAATAACAAACATTATTGTAATTATAGATTTTCCTAGGTTACGTCCGGGTTATTAGACAAATGTTTAtgtctttaatatatataatatgattgttatattaatataaatctcTTTTTAAGATCAAATTTGTTATactttaaatattcaaaatatatatgggATGGTTAGCAATAATGTGAGAATGCgaaatgaataaaaatttaattaaaatttaattataaaccATATGATCCTGTATTTTCCATATTTGGTTTCGtatgaaaataaattgttaatcataatgataaaaatatgttttggctttataatcaataaatattttacaaaaaatatccAAGTTCTTATTTATAGTAGATTAgagaatatatatggtttctCAAGATATATATGAGTTAATGATGTTTACAATGGGTTGACGATGCTTACAATAATGGTTTGATAACTGATTCCCCTTATAGAACAAACCTTAGGCCATGACAGTTAGCATctatatttttgattgacaaattTCCAtactttaaacaaaaaaaaataagagtaaTTCAAATATCCTTAACATTTTCACAATTATTTTATTGAGTTTTTAAGCAaaatatctcatatatatattcaaaacctccatagataatttttatataagatctacactaaaatgtgattttataaaaataaaaaaaaaatttacaattcaaaatttaacattttatttttatataaataaatatttgcaaACCAACCATGGTAATATAGTGATTGAAGACTAATTTTCAATGGTCTAGAAAGAGAAATATAATCTCTATTATTACATGCTCATGTTGGCCATTCTAATGACAAAAGTCAAAAAAGAATTAACAATGTCAAGTTTTGAGTCGTAATTAGCTGGTCGAATCATAACGTTCAcatgattatttttgtttcttgttacaaaaaattataacagATCCCCAAAGTTAATGGGAACAAAACCCAAAACCAACACTCAATAAatggtttacaaaaaaaaaacaaagtgtGGAGCTACAAATGAGGATGCTGCAACGTGAGAGGTGTGTTCTTGTTGTTCTCTTGATCGCACTGCGTGTAATTTCTTGTATTTCTACTACGATCATGGACGGTTAGGATTTTGAGTGTGGCAGGTTCCCGCAGCCAATGCTTCAACCTAATCGCACCCATGTTGCATCTGGAGAGGTGGGGCCGTAAATCCATTACCCTTGTAAGCCTTTGAACAGGTCTCCTTACCACTCCGTCTCCAAAAACTTTGCTAGAATTAATGGGGTTGgattggaagttaataaaaaagCTCTTTGTAACTTACCTCATCAATTTCGGTAACTCATTACCTTAAAAAACGATTGAATATATGTTTAGCAACCAAGCCTTAATCATTGGGCATACAGTACCAGAAGACATAAGGGGTAAGTCGAAGCAAAAATTAGACCACACGTTCATCCAAACTTGTCAGTCAGAACACAAAAGACGCAAGCTAAATTTTTCCATGACGATGTATAAATGTATAGAGGTTGAACACTTGAGTACCTTGTGAAAtctattagacacaaagtgtcccacatcggaAGTTGGAACTAATATTCACTAGTATATAAGATAGATAGGTCAAtccacttatcaccaattggttttaagtgtgaagcccatctagcttaacatggtatcagagcccacgATCCACAaagtccaacccgatccacatcgatccgTGCCCAAAGCTGGCCCATCGATCCTTGCCCATaaattccgagattgacgctcaaagagTCATCATCTCGAAGAagcgtattagacacaaagtgtcccacatcggaAGTTGGAACTAATATTCACTAGTATATAAGATAGATAGGTCAAtccacttatcaccaattggttttaagtgtgaagcccatctagcttaacaaaATCTTCCTTATCTTCTGCAAATCCTTTCTTCTTAGTTACCATTAGGTTTTGTCCATGTCTTCCCACACTTTCTCGGATGCTGTCATACAGTGTCTCCTCCAGGGTCGCAAGTTAgctatcatatatattatataaatggaAAGTTAAAAGAGAATCACATATAATATGCGAGTCATGCTTAAAAGAGTTTCGAAGCCAGACAAAGGATTCTGTAATAAAAATTGAAGAGTCATATGGACCAAGCTGCTACTTCACAAAAGTCAACATCAAAGGTTATTTTGGCGATTCTCCGCTCATTATGCGATCTGCGTTTGTTGCCCTCCGCTCATTAGACATTTCTCCACTCAcactgaaaaatatatttagctAAAATAGGAGCTATATTTTTCTTCACATGGCCAATCTACATAGAAGTTAAGTTTCATATAAAGACGCGGCAAAGTTGGAGTAGGCtatcaattaataaaatatctgaaACTGTATTTACGAGTGAAAAAGAGTTGGAACGATCTACAAACTATCCAAACTAAGGAGTGTAAgattgaaaatgaaaaacaacTAACCTTAACCAAGCGTTTCAGTATCTCCTCAATAGTTTGTCTTGCTTCGGTGAGAGTTCTCATGTATACATTTGCCACATGTTTTCTTCAACACCATAACTTCATGTTTAGAATTCAGAATTCATGAAGATTGATTTGACGATTAAGTTTGTAACGCTAACAGATACAACAACAATCATTACCTCTCTTTCCTTAGTAGTAGTATATTCTTCTATGCTCCATGAAATACCATCAACCGTGGATGCTTGAATGTTTTGCTCACCGAAGTGGCTTCTGGTTCCGACATCTCCTTTCTCAGCTTTGTTTCTCGTATTAATTGCAAGTCTTGATCATAAAATCTAATATAAGAGGCACATCAACAACTAATGCTAGATACTAACAGAGtcaatgaaaagaaaaagtaatGAATTATAATTTCTAGTTGTGTGCCTcgtttatataaacaaaaaggttgaaaaaactcaaaaagttAGCCGATTAACAAAATCAGTTCCAACACTAAGCCTCTATAATATCAGTGTGATTTATACATGTATGAAACGACAGAGCATAGCTAGTTTGCTGTGATAAGATGCTGCATGTTCAGATCGTGTGATAAAATAAGGGAAACAAATGAATTACTGCTAATCAAATAGATTAACAATCATTTGGGTAAAAGCTGATAATACTTATTCGGCTGTCAAAATAAGGAAGACTAAAACGACGGTGACAGTCGATGACAGTCACAATGTCTttatttcatgttttaaaaaatatattaaagaaaaaggaaaaagagtgagggggggggggggggggggggagggaaCGGCCCACCATTAGAACTGGggggcaaaaaaaaaacccttgTTTTTCGCTGGCTTACTCGTGTTCCTTTGTCGGCTTACTTCGCCGGGAATCTGAAGTATCCATTGGCCGGATACTTTTATTCCTCCTTACCTGatacccttcttcttctttgtgcGCTCCCATTTTGAAGCTCACAGCTCCTTGGTAGAGAGGAGATATGTATGTAGTGCCTCCGCCTGAGCGATCCGATTCTGGAACCAAAAGTGATCTAAGGGTTTATCAATCTTGGAAAGGCAGTAATGTgagctttttcttcttcttcttcttctaatatGTGACTtctcaatcttttatttattctgttctGTTCTTCTTGACCTACTTCACTCTTTCTAGTGTTGATTACTTGCTTCTTTGCTATTTCTATTTACCTGTAAAATTGGACTCAGTTTAGCTCTTGTCTCAGTTTCAGTCTAGTTCAGATTGGAACCTTGGTTACGTGTAGTGATTTGAACAAGTAATTCTTTTCGAAAATTCTAGGTATATTGATGGTTCGTTTTCAAAGGTTTCCCCTTTTGGTTGCATAAGCTTTTTGATTTGATTACCCTTTtaaatcgtttttttttaagCTCAGCAATGGCATTTTAACTTTTATCTTAATACATGATTTTGCCACTGTCTAGTTTGATAGATTGAATTACTTTGGATAAACAGTTTCAGAATTTAAGGTCCCTTATATATATAGCTCATGTCTATTTGTAGGGAACATACTTCTCATTTTAGATGACTGTACACTTGTATCATTTTCTATAGTGGAATGATACCAAGAAAACTTATTTTTATCCCTTGGCTTCTTCTCTTTACATGTCAAAACACTACTTCTAATTCTTCTTTCACGGCTTCTATGATACACTGCTGACATGTTTTGATTCTTCTTATTGGCAAGTAGCTCCAAGGGGACatgatgagttttttttcttcctgatttctttttttcttttcttttcagatatTCTTTCTACAGGGAAGATTTGTATTTGGACCAGACGTTAGATCATTGGCGCTGACAATATGCCTCATTGCCATCCCCGTTACATTTTTCTGCATCTTTGTCGCCAGGAACCTTATGGATGACTTCTCTGATTACTGGGGAGTATCTATCCTAGCTGTCGCCGTCGTCTTCACCATTTATGTAAGTTTTACTTTTctctttttgcattttttttgcAGCCAtgtttttaatgatataaaatgcTTGTTGTATTGTATCCTCAGGATATAATTCTTCTGCTGCTTACATCCGGAAGAGACCCAGGAATCATCCCGAGAAATCTTCATCCTCCAGAGCCTGAACCCCTTGATACCAACAACATGGATGCAGGAGCTGGCCAGACTCCTCAGCTCCGGCTTCCTCGGATTAAGGAAGTTGAGCTTAATGGGATTACGTTTAAGGTCAAGTACTGTGACACTTGCATGCTCTATAGGCCGCCTCGCTGTTCTCATTGCTCTATCTGCAACAACTGCGTTGAGAAGTTTGACCATCATTGCCCTTGGGTTGGCCAATGTATAGGGCTGGTAAGTCATAAACcatactttttaaataaaaaacacacCAATCTCATgttctaatgttttttttttgttgttgtagagGAACTACAGATTCTTCTTCATGTTTGTCTTCTCCACGACACTTCTCTGTATATACGTGTTTGCCTTCTGCTGGGTTTACATAAGGAAGATCACTGAATCAGAGCATACAACCATCTGGAAGGCAATGCTGAAAACTCCTGCCTCCATTGTTCTGATAATCTACACATTCATAGCCATGTGGTTTGTTGCTGGCTTAACAGCTTTCCATCTTTATCTCATCAGCACAAACcaggttatatatattattatttgccCCTACCAATTCAATCCTCTTAATCACCTAAtctttttgttttccctttttcaTTTGCAGACTACATATGAGAATTTTCGATACAGATATGATCGGAGAAGCAACCCACATAACAAGGGAGTGGTTGATAACTTCAAAGAAACATTTTGTTCAGCAATCCCTCCTTCGAAGAACGACTTTAGAGCTATGGTACATGGTGAAGAACCTCCGTTGCCTCCTAGATCTGTGGCAGGTGGGTTTATGAGTCCAAACATGGGTAAAGCCAACAATGATGACATTGAAATGGGGAGGAAAGCTGTTTGGGCAGACATGGGTTCAGAAGAACATGGCGACGCCAAAAATGGTAACGATGAACGGTTACATGTTAGGGACAGGGACGGTGAGTTAGGTGAGCTGTCTCCGGACGTTAGGACAACAGTTGATGAACAGAGTGATAGGCATGGTGTGAGGCGGTCAAGCTGGGGAAGGAAAAGCGGAAGCTGGGATATGTCGCCAGAAGTTATGGCCTTAGCAGCCAGAGTAGTGGAACAACAGAACCAGAACGGTGGAGGAAGCAGCAGTGGAAGCGGTCTAGCGGCTGAGAACCGGCCTACCTAGTCAGAGATACACACGGTTTAGTACGGAAGAGAGACAGAACAGAGATGAAGTTCAGTGATGGTGAATGCAGGGTTTAGAGGAAATGCTTTTTGTGATGGATGTGCAAAGTGTTTGTGTTGGGTTTGTTGTATTAAGCAAAAGGTTGAATTGGTGTGTTGTTTTACTAGTTTTTATGAGTGAGCTTTATTCTGGATTTTTCAGACAGTTATTTTTTAGTTGTGTTCATACATTTATGGTTTAACCAGAGATATGTTTTacagtaaaacaaaaaaaaatatatacaaaaagttTCTGTTATCATCAAGAAGCTGAAACTGAATTAGATAAGACAAGGTTGGATAAGAAGAGTGTTTTAAATACTCAGAGAAAATGTCCAAATGAATCATggagtttaaattattttttcatgaaaatgaaaaaaaagtcTAAGCGTTCAAACAAACATCAGATCATAAAGACAGGATCTTTAAAGCGAGACAATAAGATTTGCATGTGTTATATAGACacagatatatatgtacatattataCAAATAGCATGGACCATAGTTCAATTGAGATGTCACTATTATCATTTAGTAGCCTCTTTATTAGGAACGTTTATTTGTGATGGAGCCACCATGTGAGAGAGAGCTGCTCTAAAACCTCTGTAAAGATTCTTTTCATCTTTATTATCTCTCTGGCATCTAATTTCACTTTTAACTTCAAtgccctctctctctccactgCAGAGACTTAACTCCATtacatgagagagagagacaagctCTTCTGTTCATTTATAAAGAGACACCAAATCTTAAATAAACAACTTTAGGGATAAAGTTGTGTTTTCTATTACTCTTTCCCTCTTCTTCTCAATCTCTCTTTGCCTTTATCACAAAGAAATGTACAAGAATCAGCTGCAAGAGCTAGCACAGAGAAGCTGTTTCAACCTCCCATCATATACTTGCACAAGAGAAGGACCAGATCATGCTCCAAGATTCAAAGCTTGTGTAAACTTCAACGGTGAAATATTTGAAAGCCCTACTTACTGTTCCACACTCAGACAAGCTGAACACTCAGCTGCTGAAGTTGCTCTCATTGCTCTCTCTTCGAAGGGCCCTTCAAAGTCTCTAACTGCTAGAGTTCTTGTAAGTATCTTTTCCTCAGAACATTCACTATTCAACGTCTCACAGTGTTTTTTGTGTACCCGTTTGATTTGTTCTCTCAAAGGATGAGACAGGGATCTACAAGAACCTGCTTCAAGAGACAGCGCATAGAGCTGGTCTTGATCTACCGGTTTACACAAGTGTGAGATCAGGACCTGGTCACATCCCAACGTTCTCTTGCACTGTGAAGCTTGCTGGAATGAGTTTTAGTGGAGAGTCAGCAAAGACCAAGAAGCAAGCTGAGAAGAATGCAGCAAATGCAGCTTGGTTCTCCTTGAGAAGAAGTGAAACTAATactaaaaactttttaaaatcagTTTGTTACTTGATAACTCTTTAATGTTGTTAATGTCTCCACATGTCACACTCTTGCCACACAGTGCCAAGCTTGGACTCTCCGGTAGAGAAGAGAggtgaagagaaagaaagagaggtaGTTGCAAGAGTCCTCTCAAGGTTTAGACCCAAAGAAGTGAGAAGAAGGGAGCCTAATcagtcaagaagaagaacaaaagacAAAACAACCACAGGAGACTTGATGTCTGAGAAGCTCAGATTGATCAACCCGTACACCAATGAACCTTCATCATCAATGAAACACCACCAAACACTACCACCGAGGTTCCGGCCATCGAAGTTTGAAGAACATGCAGGGATAAAAGAGAGCATAGATGACTCAAAGACAGAGATGATGATATCCAAGTCGTTTCCTTTGCCTATTACTAACTCAATATCGTCTTCATCAATGGAGAGAAACTGTTACAGCAAGCTCTTGCCCTTTCCTGAAATGTTTCAGAAGCTCGCTCCAGCTGTTAATATTAGATCAGTGATCCCAGTTTGCTCAGCTCCTCCACCAAAACCTAATCCAATCAAACACATCACTTAGTCTTCCTTCTGCTCCAAGCGCACTGGGATCAGAATCAAAATCTTGACGGAACCCATGATTAAAAGGTCGTATCTTTAGATAAACCCATGTTAAGGATCTGTATATTTGTCGTGTTCctggtctttttttttcttttttgaaatttgacgGTCTGACATCACTTCAATGCTCTGTATTGCACGTAGAACAGAGGAAAATAACAGAGTCATCAGAGAGTGAAAGTGAGTCAATAAATGTAGAGGAGGGAGAGAGGATAAGAAGATGAAATAAAAACAATCAATGGCATTTGTTTTTCGCCATTAATGCACCgattgctctctctctctctctctctctctctctctctctctctctctctctctctctctctctctctctctctctctctctctctctctctctctctctctctctctctctctctctctctctctctctctctctctctctctctctctctctctctctctctctctctctcttctctcattcatTAAAGGCTctgtttttcaaaacaattttgttttcgTCGTTTTTTAAAATACGGTTAAACGGCTACGTAAACAGAAATTATTGACTTTTTATTGACCGGACCGGTTTGATTCTTATTTTTATCCCAAAACCAAACAAACTTCCCCGTCAGTAATAGTCGCTGGGATTTAAAACCAGAACATAATACCAAACAG includes:
- the LOC108828622 gene encoding probable protein S-acyltransferase 7; this encodes MYVVPPPERSDSGTKSDLRVYQSWKGSNIFFLQGRFVFGPDVRSLALTICLIAIPVTFFCIFVARNLMDDFSDYWGVSILAVAVVFTIYDIILLLLTSGRDPGIIPRNLHPPEPEPLDTNNMDAGAGQTPQLRLPRIKEVELNGITFKVKYCDTCMLYRPPRCSHCSICNNCVEKFDHHCPWVGQCIGLRNYRFFFMFVFSTTLLCIYVFAFCWVYIRKITESEHTTIWKAMLKTPASIVLIIYTFIAMWFVAGLTAFHLYLISTNQTTYENFRYRYDRRSNPHNKGVVDNFKETFCSAIPPSKNDFRAMVHGEEPPLPPRSVAGGFMSPNMGKANNDDIEMGRKAVWADMGSEEHGDAKNGNDERLHVRDRDGELGELSPDVRTTVDEQSDRHGVRRSSWGRKSGSWDMSPEVMALAARVVEQQNQNGGGSSSGSGLAAENRPT
- the LOC108827250 gene encoding double-stranded RNA-binding protein 3, with translation MYKNQLQELAQRSCFNLPSYTCTREGPDHAPRFKACVNFNGEIFESPTYCSTLRQAEHSAAEVALIALSSKGPSKSLTARVLDETGIYKNLLQETAHRAGLDLPVYTSVRSGPGHIPTFSCTVKLAGMSFSGESAKTKKQAEKNAANAAWFSLRRMPSLDSPVEKRGEEKEREVVARVLSRFRPKEVRRREPNQSRRRTKDKTTTGDLMSEKLRLINPYTNEPSSSMKHHQTLPPRFRPSKFEEHAGIKESIDDSKTEMMISKSFPLPITNSISSSSMERNCYSKLLPFPEMFQKLAPAVNIRSVIPVCSAPPPKPNPIKHIT